A stretch of Mycobacterium sp. ITM-2016-00316 DNA encodes these proteins:
- the gndA gene encoding NADP-dependent phosphogluconate dehydrogenase yields the protein MTSSGNTGKAQIGVTGLAVMGSNIARNFARHGYTVALHNRSIAKTDALLAEHGSEGNFVRSETIAEFLDALEKPRRVLIMVKAGDPTDAVINELADAMEEGDIIIDGGNALYTDTIRREKAIRERGLHFVGAGISGGEEGALNGPSIMPGGPAESYVSLGPLLEEISAHVDGVPCCTHIGPDGAGHFVKMVHNGIEYSDMQLIGEAYQLLRDGLGLAAGQIADVFTDWNSGDLDSYLVEITAEVLRQVDAKTGTPLVDLILDEAEQKGTGRWTVKSALDLGVPVTGIAEAVFARALSGSVAQRTATTGLASGDLGEKPTDAAQFTEDIRQALYASKIIAYAQGFNQIQAGSAEYNWDITPGDMATIWRGGCIIRAKFLNRIKDAFDNDADLPTLIVDPYFRDAIEAAIDSWRRVVVKATELGIPIPGFSSALSYYDGLRTERLPAALTQGLRDFFGAHTYGRIDTDRDKRFHTLWSGDRSEVEA from the coding sequence ACCGGCCTCGCGGTCATGGGATCCAACATCGCGCGGAACTTCGCCCGGCACGGCTACACCGTTGCGCTGCACAACCGCTCGATCGCCAAAACCGATGCGCTACTGGCCGAGCACGGCTCCGAGGGCAACTTCGTGCGCAGCGAGACGATCGCCGAGTTCCTCGACGCGCTGGAGAAGCCGCGCCGCGTGCTGATCATGGTCAAGGCCGGTGACCCGACCGACGCCGTCATCAATGAGCTCGCCGACGCGATGGAGGAAGGCGACATCATCATCGACGGCGGCAACGCGCTCTACACCGACACCATCCGCCGCGAGAAGGCGATCCGGGAGCGGGGTCTGCACTTCGTCGGCGCCGGCATCTCCGGCGGCGAGGAGGGCGCGCTCAACGGCCCCTCGATCATGCCCGGCGGCCCCGCCGAGTCCTATGTCTCACTGGGTCCGCTGCTGGAGGAGATCTCCGCGCACGTCGACGGGGTGCCGTGTTGCACCCACATCGGCCCCGATGGCGCCGGGCACTTCGTGAAGATGGTGCACAACGGCATCGAGTACTCCGATATGCAGCTCATCGGCGAGGCCTACCAACTGCTGCGCGACGGCCTGGGCCTGGCCGCCGGACAGATCGCCGACGTCTTCACCGACTGGAACTCCGGCGATCTGGACAGCTACCTGGTGGAGATCACCGCCGAGGTACTGCGCCAGGTCGATGCGAAGACCGGCACACCGCTGGTCGATCTGATCCTCGACGAAGCCGAGCAGAAGGGCACCGGCCGCTGGACGGTGAAGTCCGCACTGGATCTGGGTGTGCCCGTCACCGGCATCGCCGAAGCGGTGTTCGCCCGCGCACTGTCGGGCTCGGTGGCCCAGCGCACGGCCACCACCGGCCTGGCCTCCGGCGATCTCGGCGAAAAACCAACGGATGCAGCGCAGTTCACCGAGGACATCCGGCAGGCGCTGTACGCCTCCAAGATCATCGCCTACGCCCAGGGCTTCAACCAGATCCAGGCCGGCAGCGCCGAGTACAACTGGGACATCACCCCCGGCGACATGGCCACCATCTGGCGCGGCGGCTGCATCATCCGGGCCAAGTTCCTCAACCGCATCAAGGACGCCTTCGACAATGATGCCGACCTGCCCACCCTGATCGTCGACCCGTACTTCCGTGACGCCATCGAGGCCGCCATCGACAGCTGGCGCCGCGTCGTGGTCAAGGCCACCGAGCTGGGCATCCCGATCCCCGGCTTCAGCTCCGCGCTGTCCTACTACGACGGACTGCGCACCGAGCGGCTGCCGGCGGCGCTCACCCAGGGCCTGCGCGACTTCTTCGGCGCCCACACCTACGGCCGCATCGACACCGACCGCGACAAGCGATTCCACACCCTGTGGAGCGGTGACCGCAGCGAGGTCGAGGCCTGA
- a CDS encoding GuaB1 family IMP dehydrogenase-related protein, producing the protein MAALSGRHCAAHYPTRIGDVQFLNGHTPPYDLTYNDVFVVPGRSDVASRFDVDLSTVDGSGTTIPVVVANMTAVAGRRMAETVARRGGIVVLPQDLPLSVVQHTVDFVKSRDLVVDTPVILGPDDSVSDAMALIHKRAHGAAVVVFEGRPIGVVTEASCAGVDRFARVRDIAISDFITAPAGTEPRKVFDLLEHAPVDVAVLTDDNGELTGVLTRTGAIRAGIYTPAVDASGRLRIAAAVGINGDVGAKARGLAEAGADLLVIDTAHGHQAKMLEAIAVVASLDLGLPIAAGNVVSAEGTRDLIGAGASIVKVGVGPGAMCTTRMMTGVGRPQFSAVVECSAAAKELGAHVWADGGVRHPRDVALALAAGASNVMIGSWFAGTYESPGDLLRDRDGQPFKESYGMASKRAVAARTAADSAFDRARKGLFEEGISSSRMALDAARGGVEDLLDHITSGVRSTCTYVGATTLPELHDKVVLGVQSAAGFAEGHPLPTGW; encoded by the coding sequence ATGGCGGCGCTGTCAGGGCGACATTGCGCGGCGCACTACCCCACTAGAATCGGTGACGTGCAGTTCCTCAACGGTCACACCCCGCCCTACGACCTGACCTACAACGACGTCTTCGTCGTTCCCGGACGCTCCGATGTGGCGTCCCGCTTCGATGTGGACCTGTCCACCGTCGACGGATCGGGCACCACCATCCCGGTGGTGGTGGCGAACATGACCGCCGTCGCGGGCCGACGGATGGCCGAGACCGTGGCACGCCGCGGCGGCATCGTGGTGCTGCCCCAGGATCTGCCGCTTTCGGTGGTCCAGCACACCGTGGACTTCGTGAAGAGCCGCGATCTGGTCGTCGACACCCCGGTCATCCTGGGCCCCGACGACTCGGTCTCCGATGCGATGGCGCTGATCCACAAGCGCGCGCACGGCGCGGCGGTGGTGGTGTTCGAGGGCAGGCCGATCGGCGTGGTCACCGAGGCCTCCTGCGCCGGGGTGGACCGGTTCGCCCGGGTCCGCGACATCGCCATCAGCGACTTCATCACCGCGCCGGCCGGCACCGAACCGCGCAAGGTGTTCGACCTGCTCGAGCACGCTCCGGTCGACGTCGCGGTGCTCACCGACGACAACGGTGAACTCACCGGTGTGCTGACCCGTACCGGCGCCATCCGCGCGGGCATCTACACCCCCGCCGTGGATGCCTCGGGGCGGCTGCGCATCGCCGCGGCGGTCGGTATCAACGGTGACGTCGGCGCCAAGGCCCGCGGGCTCGCCGAGGCCGGGGCGGACCTGCTCGTGATCGACACCGCACACGGTCATCAGGCCAAGATGCTCGAGGCCATCGCGGTGGTCGCCTCACTCGATCTGGGTCTGCCGATCGCCGCCGGGAACGTGGTGTCCGCCGAGGGCACCCGCGACCTGATCGGCGCGGGTGCCTCCATCGTCAAGGTCGGTGTCGGCCCCGGCGCGATGTGCACCACCCGCATGATGACCGGCGTCGGGCGCCCACAGTTCTCGGCCGTCGTCGAATGTTCAGCGGCAGCAAAGGAACTCGGCGCTCACGTGTGGGCCGACGGCGGGGTGCGCCACCCCCGCGACGTGGCCCTGGCACTTGCCGCGGGCGCCTCCAACGTGATGATCGGCTCCTGGTTCGCCGGCACCTACGAATCACCCGGCGACCTGTTGCGCGACCGGGACGGACAGCCCTTCAAGGAGAGCTACGGGATGGCCTCCAAACGCGCGGTGGCCGCGCGCACCGCCGCCGACAGCGCCTTCGACCGAGCCCGCAAGGGTCTGTTCGAAGAGGGCATCTCCAGCTCCAGGATGGCTCTCGACGCGGCGCGCGGTGGCGTGGAGGACCTGCTCGACCACATCACCTCCGGGGTGCGCAGCACCTGCACCTACGTCGGCGCCACGACGCTGCCCGAACTGCACGACAAGGTCGTCCTCGGCGTGCAGTCGGCCGCCGGGTTCGCCGAGGGACACCCGCTGCCCACCGGTTGGTGA
- a CDS encoding hemolysin family protein, with translation MSLTMTLLSLLAFILLTAGTALFVAAEFSLTALERSIVESNARTGGRRDQFVLKAHRTLSFQLSGAQLGISITTLATGYLAEPVVARLLYAPLTALRVPADWVSPIALVLALLIATSVSMIFGELVPKNLAIAKPLPTARFAGAPQWYFSKLFTPVIKATNGTANWILRRLGIEPAEELRSARSPQELVSLVRTSARSGALDADTAVLVDRSLQFGDRSAEELMTPRSKIESLELEDTVSDLLDASIRTGYSRFPIVDGDLDQTVGMVHVKQVFEVPAQRRATTPLSRLAVPVPTVPASLDGDAVMTQIRGNGIQTAMVVDEYGGTAGMVTFEDLIEEIVGDVRDEHDDATPDVVQSRAGWQVSGLLRIDEVDSETPFRAPEGDYETIGGLVLEKLGHIPDVGETVELTEFDPDKPGEDPVRWQARILRMDGRRIDLLELVETAGADGSPAEGKERSDGR, from the coding sequence ATGAGTCTCACCATGACGCTGCTCAGCCTGCTCGCGTTCATCCTGCTGACCGCAGGAACCGCCTTGTTCGTCGCGGCCGAATTCTCCTTGACCGCACTGGAACGCAGCATCGTCGAGTCCAACGCACGGACCGGCGGACGGCGCGATCAGTTCGTCCTCAAGGCACACCGCACCCTGTCCTTCCAGCTGTCCGGCGCGCAGCTCGGCATCTCGATCACCACGCTGGCCACCGGTTACCTGGCCGAACCCGTGGTGGCCCGGCTGCTCTACGCGCCGCTGACCGCGCTGCGCGTCCCCGCCGACTGGGTGAGCCCGATCGCTCTGGTGCTGGCGCTGCTGATCGCCACCTCGGTGTCGATGATCTTCGGTGAGCTGGTGCCCAAGAATCTGGCCATCGCCAAACCACTGCCCACCGCCCGTTTCGCGGGCGCGCCGCAGTGGTACTTCTCCAAGCTGTTCACCCCGGTCATCAAGGCCACCAACGGCACCGCGAACTGGATCCTGCGCCGGTTGGGCATCGAACCGGCCGAGGAACTGCGCTCGGCACGTTCCCCGCAGGAACTGGTGTCGCTGGTGCGTACCTCGGCGCGCAGCGGCGCGCTGGACGCCGATACCGCCGTCCTGGTCGACCGTTCACTGCAGTTCGGCGACCGTTCCGCCGAGGAACTGATGACCCCACGGTCCAAGATCGAATCGCTGGAACTGGAGGACACCGTCTCCGACCTGTTGGACGCCTCGATCCGCACCGGCTATTCGCGTTTCCCGATCGTCGACGGCGACCTCGACCAGACCGTCGGCATGGTGCACGTGAAGCAGGTCTTCGAGGTGCCGGCGCAGCGGCGCGCCACCACCCCGTTGTCCCGGTTGGCGGTGCCGGTGCCCACAGTGCCCGCGTCGCTCGACGGCGACGCGGTGATGACCCAGATCCGCGGCAACGGGATCCAGACCGCCATGGTCGTCGACGAATACGGCGGCACCGCGGGCATGGTCACCTTCGAGGACCTGATCGAAGAGATCGTCGGCGATGTGCGCGACGAACACGATGACGCCACACCGGATGTGGTGCAGAGCCGGGCCGGCTGGCAGGTCTCCGGACTGCTGCGGATCGACGAGGTCGATTCCGAGACACCGTTCCGGGCCCCCGAGGGCGATTACGAGACGATCGGCGGCCTGGTCCTGGAGAAGCTCGGGCACATCCCCGACGTCGGCGAAACCGTGGAGCTCACCGAGTTCGACCCGGACAAGCCCGGTGAGGACCCGGTGCGCTGGCAGGCCCGGATCCTGAGGATGGACGGCCGGCGTATCGACCTGCTGGAGCTCGTCGAGACCGCCGGCGCCGACGGATCACCCGCCGAGGGCAAGGAGCGCTCCGATGGGCGGTGA
- a CDS encoding hemolysin family protein codes for MGGDLFAVALTVLLLGLNAFFVGAEFALISARRDRLEALAEQGKKRAVTVMRAAENLSLMLAGAQLGITICSILLGRVGEPAVAHLLEKPFALIGVGDAVLHTVSFIVALAVVVTLHVLLGEMVPKNIAIAGPEATAMLLVPPYLMYIRAVRPLIGFYNWAANTTLRAMRVEPKDELDVTVSTVELSDMIAESLSEGLLDREEHTRLTRALQIRDRSVADLAIPLDRIHAVPSAAPGSGPTIAAVERALSETGYSRFPVTNADGSYLGYLHIKDVLPVLHEERTTLDAAMVRPLIEVASTLPLPDALTRLRRNKSHLALVTDGGRVTAMVTLEDLVEDLVGTVRDGTNRI; via the coding sequence ATGGGCGGTGACCTGTTCGCGGTCGCACTGACCGTCCTGCTGCTGGGCCTCAACGCGTTCTTCGTCGGCGCCGAGTTCGCCCTGATCTCGGCGCGGCGTGACCGCCTCGAAGCGCTGGCCGAGCAGGGCAAGAAACGCGCAGTCACGGTGATGCGTGCGGCGGAGAACCTCTCGCTGATGCTGGCCGGCGCGCAGCTGGGCATCACCATCTGCTCGATCCTGCTCGGCCGGGTCGGCGAGCCCGCGGTGGCCCATCTGCTGGAGAAACCGTTCGCGCTGATCGGCGTCGGCGACGCCGTCCTGCACACGGTGTCATTCATCGTCGCGCTCGCGGTGGTCGTGACCCTGCACGTGCTGCTCGGCGAGATGGTGCCCAAGAACATCGCCATCGCCGGACCGGAAGCCACCGCGATGCTGCTGGTACCGCCGTACCTGATGTACATCCGCGCGGTGCGCCCGCTCATCGGCTTCTACAACTGGGCCGCCAACACCACGCTGCGGGCGATGCGGGTGGAACCCAAGGACGAACTCGACGTCACGGTCTCCACCGTCGAGCTGTCCGACATGATCGCCGAGTCCCTGTCGGAGGGTCTGCTCGACCGGGAGGAGCACACCCGGCTGACCCGCGCCCTGCAAATCCGTGATCGCAGCGTGGCGGATCTGGCCATCCCGCTGGACCGGATCCACGCGGTGCCGTCGGCAGCACCGGGGTCCGGACCCACGATCGCGGCAGTCGAGCGGGCGCTCTCGGAAACCGGGTACTCCCGCTTCCCGGTGACCAATGCCGACGGCAGCTACCTGGGCTACCTGCACATCAAGGATGTGCTGCCGGTGCTCCACGAGGAGCGCACCACGCTGGACGCCGCGATGGTGCGCCCGCTGATCGAGGTGGCATCCACGCTGCCGCTGCCCGATGCGCTGACCCGGTTGCGCCGCAACAAGAGTCACCTCGCACTGGTCACCGACGGTGGCCGGGTCACGGCGATGGTGACGTTGGAGGATCTGGTGGAAGATCTGGTCGGCACGGTGCGCGACGGGACGAACCGGATCTGA
- a CDS encoding 3-methyladenine DNA glycosylase — MATVLTESDWLAREAAHQQRVARFTAPHQQRAQRGEPHPVWDFLFTYYSLRPRQLRRWHPGFGVALAGPAAERFATRPGYQRIEGTVTVTAELLTARRDTVAFIADLLSGTAQRPARFNCFGLHEWAMVYRSPEVRHGQVPLRLGSAGTDAVVDSMPLRCSHFDAFRFFTPAAAERNGERLRRDTQLVTEQPGCIHAAMDCYKWAYKLGPLVPSELVMDCLELAADARAVDMCASPYDLTDYGFDPIAIETAAGRAEYVTAQQGITERAAPLRAELARRCDLLLTRSSAGSPVVTGG; from the coding sequence ATGGCGACCGTCCTCACCGAATCGGACTGGCTGGCTCGGGAGGCCGCGCACCAGCAGCGTGTCGCGCGGTTCACCGCGCCGCATCAGCAGCGCGCGCAGCGCGGCGAACCCCATCCGGTGTGGGATTTCCTGTTCACTTACTACAGCCTGCGGCCCCGCCAGCTACGGCGCTGGCATCCCGGCTTCGGCGTCGCGCTCGCCGGACCCGCCGCCGAACGCTTCGCCACCCGCCCCGGCTACCAGCGCATCGAGGGCACCGTGACGGTGACCGCTGAGCTGCTGACGGCCCGGCGCGACACCGTGGCGTTCATCGCCGACCTGCTGTCGGGTACCGCGCAGCGGCCCGCCCGGTTCAACTGTTTCGGGCTGCATGAATGGGCGATGGTCTACCGCTCGCCGGAGGTGCGCCACGGCCAGGTCCCACTGCGGCTGGGGTCGGCCGGCACCGATGCCGTCGTCGATTCGATGCCGTTGCGATGCAGCCATTTCGACGCCTTCAGGTTCTTCACCCCGGCCGCCGCCGAGCGCAACGGTGAGCGGTTGCGCCGCGACACCCAGCTGGTCACCGAGCAGCCGGGCTGCATCCACGCGGCAATGGACTGCTACAAGTGGGCCTACAAACTGGGACCGCTGGTGCCCTCGGAGCTGGTGATGGACTGCCTGGAACTGGCCGCCGACGCACGGGCGGTCGACATGTGTGCCAGCCCATACGACCTGACCGACTATGGTTTCGACCCGATTGCCATCGAGACCGCCGCAGGCCGCGCCGAGTACGTCACAGCGCAGCAGGGCATCACCGAACGGGCGGCGCCGTTGCGTGCGGAGCTGGCTCGCCGGTGTGACCTGCTGCTCACCCGGTCCTCCGCGGGGTCACCGGTAGTTACCGGCGGGTAA
- a CDS encoding endonuclease/exonuclease/phosphatase family protein: MDRLWRGYFRRPAQVPVLRFDPGRRRWVAARETACPGHVERLTVTTYNIWFNDHHAGQRHRTIAELLSRESPDIMVFQEVTPDALAVFGEQPWIRERYRSAAAVGGRRGNYGMLLLSRVPVDTVTYTPLPTRLSRGYLTAQLTVNGELLTVVGIHLESGKASAPLRARQLERIFASQRDAENVVMLGDFNIRDSENAIIDPDYRDAWPMLRPGEPGYTEDTTINHMRFDMKDKRRHVRFDRVLTAGDAWVPESIELLGREPISAALPRVFPSDHFGVRCVLRRR, translated from the coding sequence ATGGACCGGCTGTGGCGCGGCTATTTCCGTCGCCCGGCACAGGTCCCCGTGCTGCGGTTCGATCCCGGACGCCGAAGGTGGGTCGCCGCACGCGAAACGGCCTGCCCGGGCCACGTCGAACGCCTCACCGTCACGACGTACAACATCTGGTTCAACGACCACCACGCCGGGCAGCGCCATCGCACCATCGCCGAACTGCTGTCCCGAGAATCCCCGGACATCATGGTTTTTCAGGAGGTGACCCCCGATGCTCTCGCCGTGTTCGGAGAACAACCCTGGATCCGGGAGCGCTATCGAAGTGCCGCGGCGGTCGGGGGCCGCCGGGGCAACTACGGCATGCTGCTGCTGTCCCGCGTCCCCGTCGACACCGTCACCTACACGCCGCTGCCGACCCGATTGTCTCGTGGATACCTGACCGCACAGCTCACCGTCAATGGTGAGCTGCTGACCGTCGTCGGTATCCATCTCGAAAGCGGCAAGGCGTCAGCGCCTCTGCGTGCCCGCCAGCTCGAGCGGATCTTCGCATCCCAGCGCGACGCCGAGAACGTGGTGATGTTGGGCGACTTCAACATCCGTGACTCCGAGAACGCCATCATCGACCCGGACTACCGGGACGCCTGGCCGATGCTGCGCCCGGGAGAACCCGGGTACACCGAGGACACCACCATTAACCACATGCGGTTCGACATGAAGGACAAGCGCCGCCACGTCCGATTCGACCGGGTGCTCACCGCGGGTGATGCCTGGGTACCCGAATCGATCGAACTACTGGGCCGCGAACCGATTTCGGCCGCACTGCCGCGGGTGTTCCCGTCGGATCACTTCGGGGTGCGCTGCGTGCTGCGGCGGCGCTGA
- a CDS encoding MFS transporter — MDTVAAGPARTPSRTRSALLLVALCGAAFLEGIDIAMFNIALPVIREALALPTVQLQWVVSGYVIGYGGFMLLGGRTADVYGRRRVFLIALVVFIGVSALGGIAPSGAMIIAVRVITGIAAAFLMPAGLAIITTSFPEGPQRDRAVLIYAGIGAAGFSLGLIAGGVLTAFGWRWVFFAPVVLALAVLALGLPLIPRDTVRARRSLDLPGALLITGAVVLTVTTIENAAHASVFASAATGAVALMLFAAFTVRQRTAADPLVPPGLLRNGSLVNAYIGAGCLAGGFMGFQFIVVLYLQELRGWSALTTALALLVVAIDAILAPTLTPVLVRRFGLWRVIVVGMFFSALSFALFTGVEDDWAYLSMLPSFLALGIAFTLAYGPLTIAATDGVEEAAQGLTGGLLYTTFQFGAAIGLAVTTAVQVAVLATGADLLESYRAALLVPLGVGLIGIAVTLPRAWRAPRGCATAAE, encoded by the coding sequence ATGGACACAGTTGCGGCAGGTCCCGCACGTACGCCCTCGCGGACACGCTCGGCGCTGCTGCTGGTGGCGCTCTGCGGGGCCGCCTTCCTGGAGGGCATCGACATCGCGATGTTCAACATCGCCCTGCCGGTGATCCGCGAGGCCTTGGCGCTGCCGACCGTCCAACTCCAGTGGGTGGTCAGCGGTTACGTCATCGGCTATGGCGGTTTCATGTTGCTGGGCGGGCGCACCGCCGATGTCTACGGACGGCGGCGGGTCTTCCTGATCGCCCTGGTCGTCTTCATCGGTGTCTCTGCGCTCGGTGGGATTGCGCCCAGTGGGGCGATGATCATCGCGGTCCGCGTCATCACCGGTATCGCGGCGGCCTTCCTGATGCCGGCCGGGCTCGCCATCATCACCACCAGCTTCCCCGAAGGCCCGCAACGGGATCGCGCGGTGCTCATCTACGCGGGCATCGGCGCTGCCGGATTCTCGCTCGGGCTGATCGCCGGCGGTGTGCTGACGGCCTTCGGCTGGCGCTGGGTCTTCTTCGCTCCCGTCGTGCTGGCGCTCGCCGTGCTGGCCCTGGGTCTTCCGCTGATCCCACGCGACACCGTCAGAGCGCGGCGTTCACTCGACCTGCCCGGCGCCCTGCTGATCACCGGCGCGGTGGTCCTGACCGTCACCACGATCGAGAATGCCGCGCACGCTTCCGTTTTCGCCTCGGCAGCGACGGGTGCCGTCGCGCTCATGCTGTTCGCCGCATTCACCGTCCGGCAGCGCACCGCCGCCGACCCGCTCGTCCCTCCTGGTCTGCTGCGCAACGGCAGCCTGGTCAACGCCTATATCGGTGCCGGCTGTCTGGCGGGTGGCTTCATGGGGTTCCAATTCATCGTGGTGCTCTATCTGCAGGAATTACGCGGGTGGTCGGCACTGACCACGGCGTTGGCGCTGCTGGTGGTCGCCATCGACGCCATCCTTGCGCCGACACTGACCCCGGTCCTGGTCCGCAGGTTCGGGCTGTGGCGGGTCATCGTGGTCGGCATGTTCTTCTCGGCATTGTCGTTCGCGTTGTTCACCGGTGTCGAGGACGACTGGGCGTACCTGAGCATGCTGCCCAGCTTCCTGGCGCTGGGGATCGCGTTCACCCTGGCCTACGGCCCACTGACCATTGCCGCCACCGACGGCGTCGAGGAAGCAGCGCAGGGCCTGACCGGGGGGTTGCTCTACACCACCTTCCAGTTCGGCGCGGCGATCGGGCTCGCTGTCACCACCGCCGTCCAGGTCGCCGTCCTGGCAACGGGTGCCGACCTGCTCGAGTCATACCGTGCGGCGCTGCTGGTGCCGCTCGGGGTCGGACTGATCGGAATCGCGGTGACACTGCCGCGGGCGTGGCGGGCTCCGCGGGGGTGCGCCACCGCAGCGGAGTAG
- a CDS encoding helix-turn-helix domain-containing protein, translated as MTSAGTPEVTDCCPDAFQWDRREDCEVRQILDRIADKWSLLVIALLEDGSMRFTELKRMIDGVSQRMLTVTLRQLERDGLVRRTVHPVVPPRVDYELTDLGRTLHQTVQSLVRWTERHQGDIAAARRAFDAAHS; from the coding sequence TTGACGTCAGCCGGTACCCCTGAGGTAACCGACTGCTGCCCGGACGCCTTTCAGTGGGATCGGCGCGAAGACTGTGAGGTCCGCCAGATCCTCGACCGGATCGCGGACAAATGGTCGCTGCTCGTCATCGCCCTGCTCGAGGACGGGTCCATGCGATTCACCGAGCTCAAACGCATGATCGATGGTGTCAGCCAGCGGATGCTGACCGTCACGTTGCGCCAGCTCGAACGCGACGGCCTGGTGCGCCGCACCGTGCATCCCGTCGTCCCGCCCCGGGTCGACTACGAACTCACCGATCTCGGGCGCACCCTGCACCAGACCGTCCAATCGTTGGTCCGGTGGACCGAACGCCATCAGGGCGATATCGCGGCGGCGCGCCGGGCGTTCGACGCCGCTCACAGCTGA
- a CDS encoding alpha/beta fold hydrolase gives MLPADVQNWADGGRFLATSAGSVFVRSASGEGPTVLLLHGFPSSSFDYREVVTELAGRPWVTLDFLGFGLSDKPRWAGAQRPGSRRRPHTYSLLEQADLVQEVLAATTTGPVSMVAHDMGTSVATELLARDVEGRLPFDLRSAVLTNGSVILERASLRPSQKVLRGPLGPVMSRLIGRGGFVRGFGRLFGADHPLAAQEAEAQWALLAHNDGHRITHLLCAYLDERVRYASRWHGAISAWQKPLSFLWGLDDPVATVNVLAGLRELRPAATVVELPGIGHYPQVEVPDVFAREALGLLQL, from the coding sequence GTGCTGCCTGCAGATGTGCAGAACTGGGCCGACGGTGGACGCTTCCTGGCCACCTCCGCCGGTTCGGTGTTCGTCCGGTCCGCGTCCGGCGAGGGGCCGACGGTGCTTCTGCTGCACGGATTTCCGTCCAGCTCCTTCGATTACCGCGAGGTGGTCACCGAGCTGGCGGGCCGGCCGTGGGTGACGCTGGACTTCCTGGGCTTCGGTCTGTCGGACAAGCCTCGGTGGGCAGGAGCGCAGCGACCGGGGAGTCGGCGCCGACCGCACACCTACAGCCTGTTGGAACAGGCAGACCTGGTGCAGGAGGTGCTGGCCGCGACCACCACCGGGCCGGTATCGATGGTGGCGCACGATATGGGTACGTCGGTGGCGACCGAGCTGCTGGCCCGCGATGTGGAAGGCCGGCTGCCGTTCGATCTGCGCTCTGCGGTGCTGACCAATGGCAGCGTGATCCTGGAGCGGGCCAGTCTGCGCCCGTCCCAGAAGGTGCTGCGGGGACCGCTCGGACCGGTGATGTCGCGACTGATCGGCCGGGGCGGTTTCGTGCGCGGTTTCGGCCGGCTGTTCGGTGCGGATCATCCGCTGGCGGCACAGGAGGCCGAGGCCCAATGGGCGTTGTTGGCGCACAACGACGGTCATCGGATCACGCACCTGCTGTGTGCCTATCTCGACGAGCGGGTGCGCTACGCGTCGCGGTGGCACGGTGCGATCAGTGCGTGGCAGAAGCCGCTGAGTTTCCTGTGGGGGCTGGACGATCCGGTGGCCACGGTCAACGTCCTTGCCGGCCTGCGTGAACTGCGCCCCGCGGCAACGGTGGTCGAACTGCCGGGCATCGGGCACTACCCCCAGGTCGAGGTGCCCGACGTGTTCGCCAGGGAGGCCCTGGGTCTGCTTCAGCTGTGA